A window of Gossypium hirsutum isolate 1008001.06 chromosome D13, Gossypium_hirsutum_v2.1, whole genome shotgun sequence genomic DNA:
tttagcaactgaacgtgaattaACACCTCTTTTTtaatgatgaaaatgcaatgcaatcgcaaccaaaaagaaaacaggttagtacaaagctaaagcaagaataaatagaaaacctattcgggtgaccactaggggtttgacatagctctacctagggcaagttcttaaggttcattatatgaggtTCGGTTTCTAGGgaaaaggtacccgaaccagcagattcctcgatcttcacccattataggctcatatagatcaagttcggttcatgggaacacattttccctatgactatacggagatgataatctcacgaaggcatatGTACCGATGTATtctgaaagcgatccactatcctatacggaggtgaaaacctcacgaaggaatagtttctcactcccacttaaaagggtaaaatcattcaactcatgtaatgtataatgcaaagatcaattaagcaagaaaataatgaatgcaaaaggatctcatgaatttttttaaaaaaatattttctcgaccataagacaaaaattaatcaactttgtggctcgactctcttatttttttaaaattctctagtggagtcgccaagctgttgacaccatttttattttgaaaaacggggtcgacgtggattttgaaaaaaatgaaaatgggagtcgccaccgatcctttttatttaggtgtgattggatcacctaaaagtgaccttggtctacgagttttagaaaaacgggttcgggagtcagttacgtaccaggaaggattagcaccctcgtaacgcccaaaaattggtaccaaattgattaattagtgtcctGATGTCAAGAGTTGAAAAATACGATCTTTAGTTAAATTAAGTTGTTCATTAAAACTCTCTCATTTTGgagaagaaaatgtcacacccaatgcgttagggcacgatattttatttcttcaaaaatgaGTTTGTCCAAGAAActcatgtaataaaatttaaaataatattcaattgtttaagatttaagaagaaatcgcagcccaatacattagggtacaatttctcaaaatcctaaacattaaatatttcctttattaatttttagaaagaaaaaaaatatctttatctcgagaaatcaacatgtcacatccaatgcattaggacacaacatattgaattcccgacgacaagctttttattttgtttgttttaaaaacATTCTCGATAAttaaattcaacgaagaaaattggaacccaatacgttagggctcaatcttttCAAAGAGTCTAAATTCGAGTATTGCCTTTGTTTTCGAAGTTTTCCAGTTTTTACGAATTTAAGTAAAACGATATAATGCTTCATTAAATGTAAATAAcaacaataaatacaacaatggcatagaaataatataaacaaataaataaacgaaattaatagTCATAAGGAAAAAAAGCAATAATCAATGACATGCAAAGTATCAAATGaatgagcaaaataaaaaaatatataaatgtaaacacaattaaaTAGCGAATGAAGaaagcaaacaaaataaataaagaatagaaggtatataatatatacattgatgaagaataaaagacatacatatgatttacatataaaattttggattataaaatttatacaaacaaaatacataatacaataaagaaaaatatataaatatatatatatatataaattataaaatatgcgttaaaaatataagtatgtatttaagcattttcgaaaaaaaaacatcgatatatatgtatatatataaatataaaaaatattcattagaaaaaatatataaatatatacatgtacatatataaaaaataataattatatacatgtatacagattataaaaagataattacatatatataaaaacaaataataataattacatatattgaaattaattaatttaaaaaaatatataaaaaagttatgaagaataatataagaaaacatgcgtatatacatatttatcaaagtaaaaaaaaattgaaacctaaatataaaagtgtatatatatgtatataaaagttaggaaataaaaaaaaatgtatatgtatataaaatgtaaatgtatatatatgtataaaagttatgcaaatagaataatatatatatatatatatatataaatataataagtgCATGTGtttataaaagttttttaaacaaatgtatgtatatatattattgtaaaaaaatatgcgtatgtaataataataataataataataataataataataataataataataataataataaaaaattgggaCTAGATCGAAACTAAACAAAATTTTAgggtcaaaattaaaaataaaaaaaactgaatCACAATGAGCGAGAAAGGATGATGACCAAAAGGGAAATATTCCCATGCTGGTCAAACGACACCGTTCCAGTGGGCGCATGCACATGGTCTATggaccaaattaaaacaaaaagaaaaaaaatggctaaattgaaagTACATGAAATAACTGCAttaaaatcaaatagaaaaaacGGGGCCAGAACGCGCGGACTCTgcttgcgggtcgggtcgacgcgcggatctgGCCCCttcgaaacggcgtcgtttcgcttctgttttaagttttaaaaaaaaataaaaatttagggaaaatatgTTGTTTCCCTTTCCCTGAAGCAGAAATAGCTTCCTTTGAGTTTTATTAACCCTTCAGCGCCACCGTTTTCAAGAACTCCCCATGGCTTAAATCGCCGTCCTAGCCTTCGATCGTGACGGAAAATGGAGCAGAACGCAATAAGACCGAGTAAGTCTCCCTTCTCCCCTTTTATTCttgttacaaaataaaataataaaaaaaagaatagaaaaaaataaaaaatagacgCGATTCACCTTCGAAAAATTTCTTTTGTATTCTCAAtatttctctctctctattttcatattttttttcactGAATCccccattttttttacaatatttcaatggcttttatagccgaaacaaaataaaaaaataggtataaaaggaaattaattctttgcttccattttgctatTAGTCCCTTTCTTTTTGCTGCTTGTTTCCTTGTCTGTTGCATTGCAGGTTCATGGCCAGGCTGGAGATACGCGGTGGTGTAGCACACGTGGGGAAGAGGCGCGCCTGGGCTACTGTTGCGGCGCAATGGCTGGAGCTTGCTAAggtttttgattttgtttcagtTTTGGGCCAGGGTTGTATTGGGTCTCTGTTTAGTGGGGATTTGGGTATGtaattttgggcttttaaattgGGTCAATGTAATGGACATTTggacctttttatttattttttgttggtTTTATTCATTTTTGGTGTTTACTGGACCGGGAAATAATTGGGTATTACAGGTTTTATTggcaaagaaaagaagagaactGAAGGGATAGAAGTGATTTGGGTTGAAATTTGACTTCCTTTTAACCCTGATACCTTGAATGTGTAATTTTGGGTAGAAATGTGATAGCTTTTCTTTTTGATGGTATTAATGATCAATGCTTTCTTTATGAAATGATGGATTATGTTTGTAAAATTTAGAGCAATTACATTTAATTGGTCTCTAAATCATTATTGATTTCAAGGAAAAAAACTTAAATGGAATGTAAATTTAGTCTTTGGTTGGTTGTTGCTTTGGACATAAAGCCTAATAAATTTGAAGAATTAAGAAGCAACAAATATAAGAAGAAAAAAGGCTAGATAGATATGATAGAGAAGATTGTTGAAGCAGTAGAAAAACTAATGCAAGGTTGGAGGCAATGAGTTTGATAATTGGTGTTTGTTATTCTTTCTTCTACTCTTTCATTTTATCATCAAGTCTTAACTCTGAAGTTGGGTTCTAGCTTTATCATTCACCAAAACAAGTTAAGCTATAGTCAACTACCACCTGTACTTGATTATACATACAGTCTTACTACCTTGCCCTTTTTTAAGTTCCTTGTGTCACATAGTAAACCAAAAAAAAAGTCACATTTTCTTTCTTTGTCTCTCTCTTCCACGCTGCTGTTGGCTGCTGGAGTTGTCGATTATTGTAACTAGGTACTCTTCTCTTTACTAATATATCTATTGTAACCAACTTCTCTTATCGTTGTTTTCTTCATGTGATATCAATGTGTTTATTTTTGTGGTTTTACTTTTACAACAACACatcaattttgttttgaaatctcATTCTATGAAACCAAATATTGTCTTCTATATGGAAAATTGTCAAATCAGGAAAAGGAAACATTATGTTGGGTTTCTTATCTTCTTTGTACTTTCTAGTTTCTAGTTTGTTTCACCCAATTTTTTGGATCTGCATCCcttgatttcttaaaaataattcaaatgcCATGTAGATATGGTTGAATTCTCTTAATTTGATGCGTGTTGATGTTCTATTGTTTTTAGTGCTTCAAAGTGCTTATATATTTGTATGTATGTATAGTTTGGTAAGACTTGGGAAAGCCTAAATGTGCTGGAAAAATTGTGCAGAAAAAGTAGCTAGAATAGTTAGAGTCATGAGAATTTAGATATGAAGAAAGCTTGTTCCATTCAGGGACCAGTTAGAGAGGAATTCACCTTTTCCACTACTTCTTctctattcaaaagttttcattccTCTACTATTGTTGAGGTCATGCCTCTACTATTGacattatatatttatgttatcaGATGAAGATTGATGTTCAATTCAGTGAGTGCATTCTCTGGCATCAATGGTATAATATGTGTATGCATCTGTTGAGTTGGACCTTGCAAATCAGGTATTGCAGCACCAAGGAATCTTATTCGCTTTCCTTGAGATAGGCAGCGTACACTTGAATGATATATGAATAGTTTATCATGTTTGGGGGGTTGTTCCCTGTATATAACTGTAGCTTGGATGTTGCAAACCTTTTCTTTAATTTCTGGGAGTATATATGACGTGAGAGGGCCGAAAAGGGTTTTTGCTGTTAATATAGAACAttgttttgaatgttattttgctTCTCCTTTTACTAAAGGGTTAAAGTTTAAACATCATTTATTGATTAGTTGAGTTAAGTTGGTTTATTTGTCTTGTTTTTGGCTTGTTGATATGGGTCCATCAGACTTAACAATAAATCATTAAGAAGCTTAATTTTAGTATTagaattttctttcctttttgtgtTTTTATTGGTTAGTGGATTTTCTTTCCCTCTTGATTTTGGAAGTTGCCAAATTGGAATAAATTTGGTTGGTCtacttttttaatgatttttggaGTGTATTTTCTTGTGTAAGAAAAAGTTTGCTTTTCCTTAAAACTCCATGTAGGACAAAGAAGGAGTTGGAGACTAGTTAGGTATGGGTTGCATTTAGCTTGCTcctcttatttattttctttattgtatACAATACATATTATCTTACATCCCTGTCCAACATATTTATATAACTAGCTACAAATTGTTCATGGTtgtaatttttaatcttttatgcATTTTTTCAATGTTGAATTGATTGTCCTTTATTAAAAGTTATGTGAATCCCTTTTGCTTTTAGAACTTTTGACTAAGTATGTTACATATATTTCAAATAGGCTTATTTTGCAAAACCTCAAGACTCTATTGCTAGAGTCGACAATGGATCACAGGCGTCTAATGCTCCATAATTCGGATCCAAAACTGTTTCTAGATGTTTAAATTCATCACTGATGCTTTTAATGGGCTAttgttctttttattattattctataacAGTTTTCACAGTGACATGTGCATTTGAGTGTTTGGGGTTACTGTAATGAATGGATTGGAGCAACAAAGATAAAAATAGGGTTTGATCTTTAAGAAGTGAGCGTTAGGAGACTGAGaatagggtttttattttttaatggacCTTTTGTTTACTTGTTTGTGATCTATTATTTTGAGAAATTCTTCATTTGTTAGAAGATATGAAGAGAAGCCAAATCTTGGGCCTTTAGGGGTTATATCATTTGGTATACTTTGTTTAATCCTTTCCTTTAAAGCAATCATTAATGTAAAGTTGCCTCATTAACATCACATTTTCCAATTCTATAATGTAGACAAACaaaaatttttgtttcttttaccgtaaaaagaaaaataaaaagatgcaCGTCTTCTTTTCGATGCGTTGTGACTTTTTCTTTAAAAGCTTCGTGTTTAATACAATTCATTAATTTTAGATTATAACACaggtaaaaaattttatataaaaattatgtaaataacaAATGAAACTTTAGTTGAAATCATAAAATTGAGATAACTTGAGAAGCAATGGATTCAAATAATagtgtattattttaaaatgtagtaaataaaatattttaaatattttaatataatttagtataaaaataaaaaatattttaatacaaaattaattatattaagaatgttattaaattatatattatttttattaaattatatttaataataattatattaaaatatgattaaattatttatttttatttttattagactATAATTCTGCTAAGGGAActatggtcattttagttttttttttccttatgctattataaatctatttcatttaaccaaacacaataatactattacagttctattctattacattcaaccaaacaattgaattactgattacgaTTTTATTCGATTACAGCTTTATTcaattacaactctattccattacaaccCTATCTCATTTCAGTGAACCAAAAGTGTCATTAAGAACTCAGTAAGTTTCTCGGGTTTGATAAGTTCTTGCCAGACAATAACTACTGGGAAACAAAACCTCTAAGACATGGTTGGGAGACTCAACTTGATAGCCACACACCCCACAATGGCCATCCATTGTCATATGTTGACGAAGACGAACCTCATTTGTCATTACGCGATCCTGAAGAACCAACTAAAGAAAAACTTTTACACATTGAAGGCAATGTATATGCGACACCCACCTCAACATCACATGCATGCCAATGCTATTCGAGGGCGCCAAATGCTCATAAGCCGACTTCCTGGTGAAACGAAAATGCGTTCCCCATTGCCACCCCGGGAAATCCTCCACGTCACACCCACCTGGAGGTTGCTTACCAGCTATCTATAGAATTATCTCCTTAGGCAGCAAGGCTCGGAGACAATTCCAGTCCCGCTGCCTATTGCTACAAGTGAAAGGCGCCAATGAAACAAACCCCAAAGGTACAGCCTGAGGGTTCAGACAATGCTCGACAAGCGGGCCGCACTCTGGTAACCAACAATCAGCCAGAAATCAATTGTTAAACCATTGCCAACATTCCAAACCAGGCTAGCTCGTACATCATCCCAAACTTTACTTATACCCTTCCATAATCGAGAACAGTTTGTGGTGTGCAAAGAAGGACAAGACCCCTCCCAACGCTATTTTGCTCAGAGAACTTGAACCCATAATTAATTTGTTCGATCGATCAATCAAATTGAAGCCCActtttatcaataatttaatataatgatatataaattatagtttaatttaaatttatatgctttttaaataattaatatacataaaAGTATTTCTGATAATTATcacttttaaatatataaaccAAAAAACAAAAGCACTTAAATGCTAAATTTTTGTGCTTGGACCCGGTTGACCCAAAAGCAGGGTGTTATTATTTTCTTGTGTGGTGGAGAAAGGAATTTGCGAAAAAGCTGCGGACATCAACCTCTTATTTACTAGTATCAGGGTTACACCAGAGTTGGAAAAGCATGGGGTCATGAGCTTAATAATAATGCCACAGCAATGTCACATATCTACTCTCAAGACTCGCACAGACACAAACCCACCCATCTGAACTACCTCCTCAACGCCACCGCCCAAACGAAATGCCTCAGACATGCTACTCAAATCCACTCCCAAATCATCACCAACAGCTTCATTTCCCTCCCTTTTCTCTTCAACAACCTCCTCACCTTGTACTCCAAGTGTGGCCGCCCCTCTCTCTCCCTACTCCTTTTCTCGACTGCCCATCAACTAACCAGAACCGTGGTCTCTTGGACCTCTCTCATCTCCCTACTTTCCCATCTCGCCGCACCCTTTCAGGCCTTGTCCTGTTTCAACCAGATGCGGACCGCTGGTGTATACCCCAATCACTTCACCTTCTCCACTGTTTTGCCAGCTTGCGCTAGCACTTCCATTCTCGTTCACGGGCAGCAGATGCATTGCTTGATTTCCAAGCACGGGTACGAGGGTTATGTGTTTGTTGGCAGCGCGTTGGTGGATATGTACGCTAAATGCCACGATATGGGCCTGGCAGAGAAGGTGTTTGTCGCTTTGCCTGAAAAGAACATTGTTTCTTGGAATTCCATGATCGTTGGCTGCTTGTTAAACAGCTTCCATGTCAAGGCCCTTTTTCTGTTTAGGGAGGTTAGAAGGGAGGATCTTTTTAGTCCTAATCAAGTGAGTTTCTCGACCGTGTTAAGCGCGTCCGCTAATATTGGGGCTCTGGAATTTGGAAAACAAGTGCATGGGGTAGTTGTTAAACAAGGTTTACTCACATTGTCTTATGTGAAGAATTCGCTTATGGACATGTACTTTAAATGCGGTTTGTTTGATGAAGGTGCTTTGTTGTTTAATTCTCTAGGTATAGAGAATAGAGATGTTATTGCATGGAACGTCATGTCGATGGGTTGTGTGTACAATGAAAACTTTGAAGAAGCTTGCAACTATTTATGGGTCATGAAAAGGGCAGGTATATCGCCAGATGAGGCGTCATACTCGACAGCCCTTCATGCATCTGCCCACCTTGCTGCACTGGATCAAGGGACTTTAATCCATAATCAGACCATAAAATCAGGGTTTTCAACGAATACATGCATTGCCAGTTCGTTGATCACAATGTATGCAAAATGTGGGAGCTTAGATGACGCTTGTCGGGTGTTTGAAGAAATTGACAATCCTAACGTTGTTTGTTGGACGGCACTGATTGCTGCTTGCCGACAGCATGGCAATGGAAACCACGTAATTAAGTTGTTTGAAAAAATGCTTGCAGATGGCTTAAAACCTCATTACATTACTTTTGTTTGTGTAATATCAGCTTGTAGTCATACAGGACGTGTTGAAGAAGGGCATGCTTACTTCAATTCTATGGAAAAGGTGCATGGTATAATCCCTGGACATGAACACTATACCTGCATGGTTGACTTACTAGGTCGTTCAGGTCAGCTAGATGAAGCTAGGAAGTTTATAGCACAAATGCCGATCAAACCAAACGCATCTGTTTGGGGAGCTCTGCTTGGTGCTTGTGCAAAATACGGTAATCTTGAAATGGGAAGTGAAGTTGCAGGGAGACTCTTTGAGTTGGAGCCCGATAACCCAGGTAACTATATTCTCCTTGCCAACATGTATGCACATAAAGGAAAGTTAAGGGAAGCCGATCATGTTAGAAGATTGATGGGTATAAATAGGGTAAGGAAAGAACCAGGATGTAGCTGGATTGATGTTAAGAATAAGAGCTTTGTGTTTACAGTGCATGATAAATTGCATGCTAGAACGGATGAAATTTATGAGATGTTGAAAAAAGTGAAGGAGTTGGTGACGAATAAAGGATATGTGCCTCAAACGCAGTTCGCTGTTAATAGTGCTGAAGAGTTGAAGGAGGAGAGCTTGTGGTATCATAGTGAGAAAATAGCACTTGCATTTGGGTTGCTAGCACTCCCTGCTGGGGCTCCAATTAGGATAAAGAAAAATCTAAGGACATGTGGTGATTGTCATACAGTTATGAAGTTTGCTTCTGAAATTTGGAAGAGAGAGATAATTGTAAGGGATGTAAATCGGTTTCACCATTTCAGGAATGGTTTATGTTCCTGCAGAGACTATTGGTGATTGGCCTCCTTGAATAAGGTTTGTAGTTACCTTTCAACATTATTGTCAGTTTAGTCATTGTTGTTGTTATCTTTGAGCGACAAAACATAGTGGGCTAATCCCTGCCATGTCGAAGATCTACACAAACTGTTCTTCCAACCATGTCAAGCTCAAACGCCAATACGTGTAAGCTGTTCAGTTTCAGTTAGTCTTCCTTGCGCCAATTCTTATCCACATGCCAATGGGGAGCAGAATTGTTAAGGCAGCAACAGTATGGAATTGCGTAGCAACAGAAACTTCTTCTCATGGGAACTGGCAGATTTTGATGGAGGAAGCCAAATACCTTGAATAGAAGGTGATCCAGATGACATTAATTAAATGGTCCGAATATCTGAATGCCCCATTCTTCCTAGGAACTATTATATCCTTTCAAGCTATGTACAATGAATTTATAAACCACAAAAATACCAAATACTGACGGGTTAAGTAACAAACAGTTGACCAAATACCCGCTTGGTacaagattttaatattttaagatttttttatattttttattattttctaattaaatttaacaacaaaatataattattaaattaagttattgaatctaattaataatttaaattttatatttgcataaaatttacattttcataaaaatatatttatatgtatataatatatatttattaaaacgCTAAAAATCAGACTatataaaaattagttttaatGTCATGTGCTATGCACATGATAtctttaaattataatatgataAACTAAAGTAATagtttcataaaatataattaaaatatattaacatgaaatttaaataaaatttaaaaagtttaaatctttatatcaatagagaaaaaatataacttttctctatttttttgccTGTATTTGTAtgtgaattat
This region includes:
- the LOC107918830 gene encoding pentatricopeptide repeat-containing protein At2g22070 translates to MSHIYSQDSHRHKPTHLNYLLNATAQTKCLRHATQIHSQIITNSFISLPFLFNNLLTLYSKCGRPSLSLLLFSTAHQLTRTVVSWTSLISLLSHLAAPFQALSCFNQMRTAGVYPNHFTFSTVLPACASTSILVHGQQMHCLISKHGYEGYVFVGSALVDMYAKCHDMGLAEKVFVALPEKNIVSWNSMIVGCLLNSFHVKALFLFREVRREDLFSPNQVSFSTVLSASANIGALEFGKQVHGVVVKQGLLTLSYVKNSLMDMYFKCGLFDEGALLFNSLGIENRDVIAWNVMSMGCVYNENFEEACNYLWVMKRAGISPDEASYSTALHASAHLAALDQGTLIHNQTIKSGFSTNTCIASSLITMYAKCGSLDDACRVFEEIDNPNVVCWTALIAACRQHGNGNHVIKLFEKMLADGLKPHYITFVCVISACSHTGRVEEGHAYFNSMEKVHGIIPGHEHYTCMVDLLGRSGQLDEARKFIAQMPIKPNASVWGALLGACAKYGNLEMGSEVAGRLFELEPDNPGNYILLANMYAHKGKLREADHVRRLMGINRVRKEPGCSWIDVKNKSFVFTVHDKLHARTDEIYEMLKKVKELVTNKGYVPQTQFAVNSAEELKEESLWYHSEKIALAFGLLALPAGAPIRIKKNLRTCGDCHTVMKFASEIWKREIIVRDVNRFHHFRNGLCSCRDYW